The following coding sequences lie in one Salarias fasciatus chromosome 7 unlocalized genomic scaffold, fSalaFa1.1 super_scaffold_4, whole genome shotgun sequence genomic window:
- the prrc1 gene encoding protein PRRC1 — protein MMEESGIETTPPASPTPPPLMAAASVSSPVVSIGLSSSMPPLAAPPPPLSSPFTSGSSFPPSVAPSLPPLVSSVGAVAPPPAALSAPPSGPPVSSFSMSAGYDITRGHAGRTPQTPLMPTFSSPAASSGVLSNPMVQQPAMTGGLDAGSPITFPEEHDDPRVSGDAGAGGGGGGGGLWGFFKGVAGNAVVKTVLDKTKHSVESMITTLDPGMAPYIKSGGDIDVVVASEKESSVDAIRDAFQEVFGMAMVSGEPGQSNIAPQPVGYAAGVKGAQERIDSLRRAGVIHEKQPVVSLENFIAELFPDKWFDIGCLILEDPGHGIHIEVFTQATPLALDLIQQAQTLTPPDYSLRWSGLVVTVGEVLERSRPNVNRADWHQALTGTSQRRMIHSAATALAGIYKQQLPPRTV, from the exons ATGATGGAAGAGAGCGGGATTGAGACGACGCCTCCTGCCAGcccgactcctcctcctctgatggCGGCGGCGTCGGTGAGCAGCCCGGTGGTCTCCATCG gtctgtcCAGCTCCATGCCCCCCCTGGcggccccccctcctccgctctcCTCGCCCTTCACCAGCGGCTCCAGCTTCCCTCCCTCCGTTGCCCCCTCGCTGCCCCCGCTGGTTTCATCCGTCGGGGCGgtcgccccgccgcccgccgccctgTCAgcccccccctccggcccccccgTGTCCAGCTTCTCCATGAGCGCCGGCTACGACATCACGCGGGGCCACGCCGGCCGGACCCCCCAGACCCCTCTGATGCCCACCTTCTCCAGCCCCGCCGCCTCCTCAG GCGTCCTGTCCAACCCCATGGTGCAGCAGCCGGCCATGACGGGCGGTCTGGACGCCGGTTCTCCCATCACGTTCCCCGAGGAGCACGACGACCCCCGGGTGTCCGGAGACGCCGgcgcgggcggcggcggcggcggcggcggcctctgGGGCTTCTTCAAG GGAGTTGCGGGAAACGCCGTGGTGAAGACGGTTCTGGACAAAACCAAACACTCTGTGGAGTCGATGATCACCACGCTGGACCCGGGGATGGCGCCGTACATCA AGTCTGGAGGAGACATTGACGTCGTGGTGGCTTCGGAGAAGGAGTCCAGCGTGGACGCCATCAGGGACGCCTTCCAGGAGGTGTTTGGGATGGCCATGGTGAGCGGAGAGCCCGGTCAGTCCAACATCGCCCCGCAGCCGGTGGGCTACGCGGCGGGGGTGAAG ggGGCTCAGGAGCGCATCGACAGCCTGCGTCGGGCTGGTGTGATCCACGAGAAGCAGCCCGTCGTCTCTCTGGAAAACTTCATCGCTGAACTTTTCCCTGATAA GTGGTTCGACATCGGCTGTCTGATCCTGGAGGACCCGGGTCACGGCATCCACATCGAGGTCTTCACTCAGGCCACGCCCCTGGCGCTGGACCTCATCCAGCAG gcccAGACCCTCACCCCTCCGGACTACAGCCTGCGCTGGTCCGGCCTGGTGGTCACCGTGGGGGAGGTCCTGGAGCGCAGCAGGCCCAACGTCAACCGGGCCGACTGGCACCAGGCGCTGACCGGCACCAGCCAGCGCCGCATGATCCACAGCGCCGCCACCGCGCTGGCCGGCATCTACAAGCAGCAGCTTCCTCCCAGGACTGTGTGA
- the LOC115383247 gene encoding very long-chain acyl-CoA synthetase isoform X2, with protein MLTVLLSSALAALLALLLYQRTFLPFLWQDARFYLRLRGFSRTVQSRMRSGVLSLADCLARQASRAPDRPFVVFGERTWTYGEVDRRSNRFARALRAEAGLRPGAVAALLMSNEPDFLCAWFGLSRLGCQAAFINVHLKPAALLHCLLTCGASTLLLGADLLPLVQEVRSELQKQKVCVWVVDHTSPSEDFHTLLDKVDAASGEPLTDAPKVQITSNFLYIFTSGTTGLSKAARVGHLKAIASMAFFHICGATSEDVIYITLPLYHMSASLLGIGGCIHLGATCVLKKKFSARQFWPDCVKHKVTVVQYIGELCRYLLNQPPVPEEKLHRVRLAAGSGLRPDVWRKFVSRFGSIRVREGYGLTEAGVGFLNYTDEVGPIGRAGYFNKLSMPFELLRFDPHTFEAVRTPSGRCLKAEAGEAGILVAPLTARNQFSGYAGNQQQSEKKLLRDVFQPGDVYFNTGDLLLRDHRDFLYFRDRVGDTFRWKGENVSTMEVSEVLGLLPFIQEANVYGVTVPGSEGRAGMAAVVLKQDHSLDGEQLYRQLEESLPAYAWPWFVRIQTSLDVTDTFKQQKTKLVQEGFNPQLTGDPLLFLDASQKTFVPLNSALYEDIVSGNVRF; from the exons ATGCTGACCGTGTTGCTGAGCAGCGCGCTGGCCgccctgctggccctgctgctcTACCAGCGGACCTTCCTCCCGTTCCTCTGGCAGGACGCGCGCTTCTACCTGCGGCTGCGCGGCTTCTCGCGCACCGTGCAGAGCCGCATGCGGAGCGGGGTGCTCAGCCTGGCCGACTGCCTGGCCCGCCAGGCGAGCCGCGCCCCGGACAGACCCTTCGTGGTGTTCGGGGAGCGGACCTGGACCTACGGCGAGGTGGACCGGAGGAGCAACCGCTTCGCCCGGGCGCTGCGGGCCGAGGCGGGGCTGCGGCCCGGGGCCGTGGCGGCGCTGCTCATGAGCAACGAGCCGGACTTCCTGTGCGCCTGGTTCGGCCTCAGCAGGCTGGGCTGCCAGGCCGCCTTCATCAACGTCCACCTGAAGCCCGCAGCCCTGCTGCACTGCCTGCTCACCTGCGgagcctccaccctgctgctgggCGCAG ACCTGCTGCCCCTGGTGCAGGAGGTTCGGTCCGAGCTGCAGAagcagaaggtgtgtgtgtgggtggtggaTCACACGTCGCCCTCCGAGGACTTCCACACCCTGCTGGACAAGGTGGACGCGGCGTCCGGAGAACCCCTGACCGACGCCCCCAAGGTCCAGATCACGTCCAACTTCCTCTACATCTTCACATCTGGCACCACAG ggctcTCCAAGGCGGCCCGGGTGGGTCATCTGAAAGCCATCGCCAGCATGGCCTTCTTTCACATCTGTGGAGCCACGTCTGAGGACGTCATCTACATCACTCTGCCTCTGTACCACATGTCGGCCTCGCTGCTGGGGATCGGAGGGTGTATCCACCTGG GTGCAACGTGTGTGTTGAAGAAGAAGTTCTCTGCCCGTCAGTTCTGGCCGGACTGTGTGAAGCACAAAGTGACGGTGGTGCAGTACATCGGGGAGCTGTGCAGATATCTGCTCAACCAGCCGCCG GTTCCTGAGGAGAAACTCCACCGTGTGCGGCTGGCGGCGGGCAGCGGCCTCCGCCCAGACGTCTGGAGGAAGTTCGTCTCGCGCTTCGGTTCCATCAGAGTCCGAGAAGGCTacggcctgacggaggccggcGTGGGCTTCCTCAACTACACCGACGAGGTGGGGCCGATCGGACGGGCCGGATACTTCAACAAG CTCTCCATGCCCTTCGAGCTGCTCAGGTTCGACCCTCACACCTTCGAGGCCGTGCGCACGCCGTCGGGGAGATGCCTGAAGGCAGAAGCAG GTGAGGCCGGGATCCTGGTGGCTCCCCTCACCGCCAGGAACCAGTTCTCGGGCTACGCTGGGAACCAGCAGCAGTcggagaagaagctgctgcgAGACGTGTTCCAGCCCGGAGACGTGTACTTCAACACCGGGGACCTGCTGCTCCGGGACCACAGGGACTTCCTGTACTTCCGGGACCGCGTCGGAGACACCTtcag GTGGAAAGGAGAGAACGTTTCCACCATGGAGGTCTCAGAGGTTTTAGGCCTCCTCCCCTTCATCCAGGAGGCGAACGTCTACGGAGTCACGGTCCCGG GATCGGAGGGTCGGGCTGGCATGGCTGCTGTGGTTCTGAAGCAGGATCACTCGTTGGACGGCGAACAGCTTTACCGGCAGCTGGAGGAAAGCCTTCCTGCGTACGCCTGGCCCTGGTTTGTGAGAATACAG ACGTCCTTAGACGTGACGGACACTTTCAAGCAGCAGAAGACGAAGCTGGTGCAGGAAGGCTTCAACCCGCAGCTCACCGGCGACCCTCTGCTCTTCCTAGACGCTTCCCAGAAGACCTTCGTCCCGCTGAACTCGGCGCTGTACGAAGACATCGTTTCTGGAAACGTCCGTTTTTAG
- the ctxn3 gene encoding cortexin-3, protein MSLEQKTTFALVIFLFVFLLILIVRCFRILLDPYRSMPTSTWADGLDGLEKGQFDYTLA, encoded by the coding sequence ATGTCTCTGGAGCAGAAGACCACCTTCGCCCTGGTCATCTTCctcttcgtcttcctcctcatcctcatcgtGAGATGCTTCCGCATCCTGCTGGACCCGTACCGCAGCATGcccacctccacctgggctGACGGCCTGGACGGGCTGGAGAAGGGCCAGTTCGACTACACACTGGCCTGa
- the LOC115383247 gene encoding very long-chain acyl-CoA synthetase isoform X1: MLTVLLSSALAALLALLLYQRTFLPFLWQDARFYLRLRGFSRTVQSRMRSGVLSLADCLARQASRAPDRPFVVFGERTWTYGEVDRRSNRFARALRAEAGLRPGAVAALLMSNEPDFLCAWFGLSRLGCQAAFINVHLKPAALLHCLLTCGASTLLLGADLLPLVQEVRSELQKQKVCVWVVDHTSPSEDFHTLLDKVDAASGEPLTDAPKVQITSNFLYIFTSGTTGLSKAARVGHLKAIASMAFFHICGATSEDVIYITLPLYHMSASLLGIGGCIHLGATCVLKKKFSARQFWPDCVKHKVTVVQYIGELCRYLLNQPPVPEEKLHRVRLAAGSGLRPDVWRKFVSRFGSIRVREGYGLTEAGVGFLNYTDEVGPIGRAGYFNKLSMPFELLRFDPHTFEAVRTPSGRCLKAEAGEAGILVAPLTARNQFSGYAGNQQQSEKKLLRDVFQPGDVYFNTGDLLLRDHRDFLYFRDRVGDTFRWKGENVSTMEVSEVLGLLPFIQEANVYGVTVPGGSEGFIRKASEETRGGSEGRAGMAAVVLKQDHSLDGEQLYRQLEESLPAYAWPWFVRIQTSLDVTDTFKQQKTKLVQEGFNPQLTGDPLLFLDASQKTFVPLNSALYEDIVSGNVRF; this comes from the exons ATGCTGACCGTGTTGCTGAGCAGCGCGCTGGCCgccctgctggccctgctgctcTACCAGCGGACCTTCCTCCCGTTCCTCTGGCAGGACGCGCGCTTCTACCTGCGGCTGCGCGGCTTCTCGCGCACCGTGCAGAGCCGCATGCGGAGCGGGGTGCTCAGCCTGGCCGACTGCCTGGCCCGCCAGGCGAGCCGCGCCCCGGACAGACCCTTCGTGGTGTTCGGGGAGCGGACCTGGACCTACGGCGAGGTGGACCGGAGGAGCAACCGCTTCGCCCGGGCGCTGCGGGCCGAGGCGGGGCTGCGGCCCGGGGCCGTGGCGGCGCTGCTCATGAGCAACGAGCCGGACTTCCTGTGCGCCTGGTTCGGCCTCAGCAGGCTGGGCTGCCAGGCCGCCTTCATCAACGTCCACCTGAAGCCCGCAGCCCTGCTGCACTGCCTGCTCACCTGCGgagcctccaccctgctgctgggCGCAG ACCTGCTGCCCCTGGTGCAGGAGGTTCGGTCCGAGCTGCAGAagcagaaggtgtgtgtgtgggtggtggaTCACACGTCGCCCTCCGAGGACTTCCACACCCTGCTGGACAAGGTGGACGCGGCGTCCGGAGAACCCCTGACCGACGCCCCCAAGGTCCAGATCACGTCCAACTTCCTCTACATCTTCACATCTGGCACCACAG ggctcTCCAAGGCGGCCCGGGTGGGTCATCTGAAAGCCATCGCCAGCATGGCCTTCTTTCACATCTGTGGAGCCACGTCTGAGGACGTCATCTACATCACTCTGCCTCTGTACCACATGTCGGCCTCGCTGCTGGGGATCGGAGGGTGTATCCACCTGG GTGCAACGTGTGTGTTGAAGAAGAAGTTCTCTGCCCGTCAGTTCTGGCCGGACTGTGTGAAGCACAAAGTGACGGTGGTGCAGTACATCGGGGAGCTGTGCAGATATCTGCTCAACCAGCCGCCG GTTCCTGAGGAGAAACTCCACCGTGTGCGGCTGGCGGCGGGCAGCGGCCTCCGCCCAGACGTCTGGAGGAAGTTCGTCTCGCGCTTCGGTTCCATCAGAGTCCGAGAAGGCTacggcctgacggaggccggcGTGGGCTTCCTCAACTACACCGACGAGGTGGGGCCGATCGGACGGGCCGGATACTTCAACAAG CTCTCCATGCCCTTCGAGCTGCTCAGGTTCGACCCTCACACCTTCGAGGCCGTGCGCACGCCGTCGGGGAGATGCCTGAAGGCAGAAGCAG GTGAGGCCGGGATCCTGGTGGCTCCCCTCACCGCCAGGAACCAGTTCTCGGGCTACGCTGGGAACCAGCAGCAGTcggagaagaagctgctgcgAGACGTGTTCCAGCCCGGAGACGTGTACTTCAACACCGGGGACCTGCTGCTCCGGGACCACAGGGACTTCCTGTACTTCCGGGACCGCGTCGGAGACACCTtcag GTGGAAAGGAGAGAACGTTTCCACCATGGAGGTCTCAGAGGTTTTAGGCCTCCTCCCCTTCATCCAGGAGGCGAACGTCTACGGAGTCACGGTCCCGGGTGGGTCAGAGGGCTTCATCAGAAAAGCttcagaggagaccagaggag GATCGGAGGGTCGGGCTGGCATGGCTGCTGTGGTTCTGAAGCAGGATCACTCGTTGGACGGCGAACAGCTTTACCGGCAGCTGGAGGAAAGCCTTCCTGCGTACGCCTGGCCCTGGTTTGTGAGAATACAG ACGTCCTTAGACGTGACGGACACTTTCAAGCAGCAGAAGACGAAGCTGGTGCAGGAAGGCTTCAACCCGCAGCTCACCGGCGACCCTCTGCTCTTCCTAGACGCTTCCCAGAAGACCTTCGTCCCGCTGAACTCGGCGCTGTACGAAGACATCGTTTCTGGAAACGTCCGTTTTTAG
- the LOC115383247 gene encoding solute carrier family 27 member 3 isoform X3 yields the protein MDSALMLLEIIDPHTPQARPSHREGTDPDLLPLVQEVRSELQKQKVCVWVVDHTSPSEDFHTLLDKVDAASGEPLTDAPKVQITSNFLYIFTSGTTGLSKAARVGHLKAIASMAFFHICGATSEDVIYITLPLYHMSASLLGIGGCIHLGATCVLKKKFSARQFWPDCVKHKVTVVQYIGELCRYLLNQPPVPEEKLHRVRLAAGSGLRPDVWRKFVSRFGSIRVREGYGLTEAGVGFLNYTDEVGPIGRAGYFNKLSMPFELLRFDPHTFEAVRTPSGRCLKAEAGEAGILVAPLTARNQFSGYAGNQQQSEKKLLRDVFQPGDVYFNTGDLLLRDHRDFLYFRDRVGDTFRWKGENVSTMEVSEVLGLLPFIQEANVYGVTVPGGSEGFIRKASEETRGGSEGRAGMAAVVLKQDHSLDGEQLYRQLEESLPAYAWPWFVRIQTSLDVTDTFKQQKTKLVQEGFNPQLTGDPLLFLDASQKTFVPLNSALYEDIVSGNVRF from the exons ATGGACTCAGCGCTGATGTTGTTGGAGATAATTGACCCTCACACACCTCAAGCACGCCCATCCCACAGAGAGGGGACAGATCCAG ACCTGCTGCCCCTGGTGCAGGAGGTTCGGTCCGAGCTGCAGAagcagaaggtgtgtgtgtgggtggtggaTCACACGTCGCCCTCCGAGGACTTCCACACCCTGCTGGACAAGGTGGACGCGGCGTCCGGAGAACCCCTGACCGACGCCCCCAAGGTCCAGATCACGTCCAACTTCCTCTACATCTTCACATCTGGCACCACAG ggctcTCCAAGGCGGCCCGGGTGGGTCATCTGAAAGCCATCGCCAGCATGGCCTTCTTTCACATCTGTGGAGCCACGTCTGAGGACGTCATCTACATCACTCTGCCTCTGTACCACATGTCGGCCTCGCTGCTGGGGATCGGAGGGTGTATCCACCTGG GTGCAACGTGTGTGTTGAAGAAGAAGTTCTCTGCCCGTCAGTTCTGGCCGGACTGTGTGAAGCACAAAGTGACGGTGGTGCAGTACATCGGGGAGCTGTGCAGATATCTGCTCAACCAGCCGCCG GTTCCTGAGGAGAAACTCCACCGTGTGCGGCTGGCGGCGGGCAGCGGCCTCCGCCCAGACGTCTGGAGGAAGTTCGTCTCGCGCTTCGGTTCCATCAGAGTCCGAGAAGGCTacggcctgacggaggccggcGTGGGCTTCCTCAACTACACCGACGAGGTGGGGCCGATCGGACGGGCCGGATACTTCAACAAG CTCTCCATGCCCTTCGAGCTGCTCAGGTTCGACCCTCACACCTTCGAGGCCGTGCGCACGCCGTCGGGGAGATGCCTGAAGGCAGAAGCAG GTGAGGCCGGGATCCTGGTGGCTCCCCTCACCGCCAGGAACCAGTTCTCGGGCTACGCTGGGAACCAGCAGCAGTcggagaagaagctgctgcgAGACGTGTTCCAGCCCGGAGACGTGTACTTCAACACCGGGGACCTGCTGCTCCGGGACCACAGGGACTTCCTGTACTTCCGGGACCGCGTCGGAGACACCTtcag GTGGAAAGGAGAGAACGTTTCCACCATGGAGGTCTCAGAGGTTTTAGGCCTCCTCCCCTTCATCCAGGAGGCGAACGTCTACGGAGTCACGGTCCCGGGTGGGTCAGAGGGCTTCATCAGAAAAGCttcagaggagaccagaggag GATCGGAGGGTCGGGCTGGCATGGCTGCTGTGGTTCTGAAGCAGGATCACTCGTTGGACGGCGAACAGCTTTACCGGCAGCTGGAGGAAAGCCTTCCTGCGTACGCCTGGCCCTGGTTTGTGAGAATACAG ACGTCCTTAGACGTGACGGACACTTTCAAGCAGCAGAAGACGAAGCTGGTGCAGGAAGGCTTCAACCCGCAGCTCACCGGCGACCCTCTGCTCTTCCTAGACGCTTCCCAGAAGACCTTCGTCCCGCTGAACTCGGCGCTGTACGAAGACATCGTTTCTGGAAACGTCCGTTTTTAG